A DNA window from Pseudorasbora parva isolate DD20220531a chromosome 5, ASM2467924v1, whole genome shotgun sequence contains the following coding sequences:
- the rpgra gene encoding trichohyalin isoform X4, whose amino-acid sequence MMCKICFLCMSCAGIRTFRPPIECSLITTSKGQKEDELYCFGGGEFGQLGLGTLMFVADAPVAVGHFRKGRVTHVTCGENHSALITDSGLLYTFGDGRYGKLGHGDENFTNQFSPTVCQRLFDHTVMNVACGSSHMLVFARPRQQESEEVCLEDEDVTYSYLDRCYTSMLQGQPLEHIPDPGLARVSKLTFLPSSLPTSHRWSLSTRARRRQRESSSAQFGPEFCNLPPLTTGFTALALTGNILQPRSPADTPKRFRTDAPVESSSTSITLPASTTQFTPITKSKEDCHSGTSENSMSDKTHEQHTQMARNSSIGKEVNVARQSQPTEVQAGYVSHPSMIESPTPSNIKHKKRRSENPKNPAMQDEHFNKADKYSNGQHGDLRGQEVTTLAEMEQETKPSSLKIQKCSPVQKVKQVRTMPTNVQEVKSHQIKEEDIPVRATKSVKSPIKVRNVPSGRMEVNVVESTLHTDPAQKDIKPTLGKGQDARSTLINTQEQGNPTSVKIPAKMQNTTKKGNDKNTVDTEENTGHLKAKKKKKKISDVDRAPAKETAPKTPIPLSVSIPTRMSKAKKRKPVATENSNVQLENDMQVQVKRENDSEKLQNSNISFPPIENRKLGETDEISQSASNLQSEHKNNQSLIDKVLTEQKYQFPTIKSLQPERGHSFYSLWSNNESAISKSSITKETESSSGNLLSQSPQHRQSPLNEMKLDGKPVEPEESDRKPQAEQGIMGSVVSSLPALAIASAAPLLIKAAEVLFETSPGQNNKMSLCASESQDIAGSNILPEQEVDQDSTVQDISAIEEIDDNSTKKQSAQDEQNKIVSDENRNMEEEDVKDSETEGMEETGEEERLAEEEDANEEVEQKEENSVVEDVEECIDNDENSDSAQKGEKNREEEEREEEKIKRVEQKENSAVEDEEEKEGDDEDSDSAQKGEEDSEEEGEEESEGVGQKEDNIAVEDEEEKEGDDEDSDSAQKGEEDGEEEGEEESEGVGQKEENSAVEDEEETENNNNEDSGSAQKGEGDGEEEEGEEEQSEGVGQKEENSVVEDEEERESDDDEDSDSAQKGEEDGEEEEGEEEESEVAGEEEDDSHSELSSKSEGEKSEEGSGDETERDEEKSEGEDEEMEEEDNKDEESGGEDEEEEKESWGEGSEGEVEDEEKTDAEEEQEGGSSNEEKTVVGEQSDSEDENKNMRSDEEEGENEENDRSEEEEEENETEEGEEEQGDEESEEEDEVGNEDEEENQEEETDRDEEERNGDRAKEEEEEEHDKEEVGEEDEEEDEEENNEELKDKKDGVTNSEEKEEESVKGKEERQNEVEAEDKENILETGGDEDREREEGSEQTEEGNEKKEDGEKEGKKDTSDVKFRKQNLDISGEHEVDRGDEDDEVDKLNEMMEENNEEESGSEEEEEEEEEEEEEEEEEEEEEEDTDKEQMKKTDQSVRKQTETSEEEEHEETEEDEEEEAEQKEMNIKTEKIGRKQTETSEEEEQEVEGEEEEEQEAEGEEEEGEGEEEQEAEGEEEGEEEEEEEQEAEGEEEEEEEEETESEKEGEEGEEEEEEEEEEEEEEEEKEKEEEEEEEEEEEEQEAEDEEEGEDEEGEEEDEEGEEEEEVDKTKKVPKQRAKPNVLPAHRQKNAQKTRQRNEQNGKGKKQTDDAQDPQFWSSVLPQYLNLK is encoded by the exons ATGATGTGCAAGATTTGTTTTTTAtgcatgtcatgtgcggggATCCGCACTTTCCGACCCCCCATAGAGTGCAGCCTAATCACCACTTCCAAGGGCCAGAAAG AGGATGAGTTATATTGTTTCGGCGGTGGGGAGTTTGGCCAGTTGGGGTTGGGGACGCTAATGTTTGTAGCGGACGCACCTGTTGCTGTCGGCCACTTTAGGAAAGGCAGGGTCACTCATGTCACATGTGGTGAAAACCACAGTGCACTTATAACAG ATAGCGGTCTTCTGTACACATTTGGAGATGGCCGTTATGGGAAGTTAGGCCATGGAGATGAGAACTTCACCAATCAGTTCAGTCCAACTGTGTGTCAGAGGTTGTTTGATCACACTGTCATGAAT GTGGCATGTGGTTCCAGTCACATGCTGGTGTTCGCAAGGCCACGGCAGCAGGAAAGTGAAGAAGTTTGTTTAGAGGATGAAGACGTCACCTACTCTTACCTGGACAGGTGTTATACCTCAATGTTACAGGGACAACCATTAGAACATATTCCAGACCCAGGGCTTGCTCGTGTCTCAAAGCTGACCTTTCTTCCCTCATCTCTTCCAACTTCTCACCGCTGGAGCCTATCAACACGAGCCAGACGGAGACAGAGG GAGAGCTCATCTGCACAGTTTGGTCCAGAATTTTGCAATCTTCCTCCTCTTACTACTGGCTTTACTGCATTAGCTCTGACAGGCAACATCCTACAACCCAGATCTCCAGCAGACACTCCTAAACGCTTCAGAACTGATGCCCCTGTAGAATCTTCTTCAACCTCAATCACACTACCTGCCAGCACAACTCAGT TCACACCGATCACTAAGAGCAAAGAAGACTGCCATAGTGGAACATCTGAAAACAGCATGTCAGACAAG ACACATGAACAGCATACTCAGATGGCAAGAAACTCTTCTATTGGGAAGGAAGTGAATGTTGCTCGACAGTCTCAGCCCACTGAAGTACAGGCTGGATATGTTTCTCATCCATCAATGATAGAATCTCCTACACCAAGCAACATTAAACATAAGAAGCGCAGGTCTGAAAATCCAAAAAACCCTGCTATGCAGgatgaacattttaataaagcagATAAATATAGTAATGGTCAACATGGAGATCTCAGAGGTCAGGAGGTCACTACTCTTGCTGAGATGGAACAAGAGACCAAGCCAAGTTCACTTAAAATTCAAAAATGTTCTCCAGTTCAGAAAGTCAAACAAGTTAGAACAATGCCTACAAACGTCCAAGAGGTGAAATCTCATCAAATCAAAGAGGAGGATATTCCAGTAAGAGCTACAAAAAGCGTCAAGTCTCCAATCAAGGTTCGAAATGTCCCCTCTGGCAGGATGGAAGTTAATGTAGTCGAATCAACACTTCATACAGATCCTGCTCAAAAAGACATCAAGCCAACCCTTGGAAAGGGTCAAGATGCCAGATCAACACTAATCAACACACAAGAACAGGGAAACCCAACATCAGTCAAGATTCCAGCCAAAATGCAAAACACTACAAAGAAAGGAAATGATAAGAACACAGTTGACACAGAAGAAAACACTGGTCATCttaaagcaaagaaaaaaaagaagaagatatCAGATGTGGACAGAGCTCCAGCGAAAGAAACAGCACCAAAAACACCCATCCCTCTATCAGTTTCCATTCCCACACGAATGTCTAAAGCAAAAAAGAGAAAACCTGTGGCGACTGAAAATTCAAACGTCCAGCTTGAAAATGACATGCAAGTTCAAGTCAAAAGGGAAAATGATAGTGAAAAACTTCAGAACTCTAATATATCATTTCCCCCTATAGAGAACAGAAAATTAGGAGAAACCGATGAAATAAGCCAATCCGCTTCCAACTTGCAGTCTGAGCATAAAAATAACCAGTCACTCATTGATAAAGTGCTTACTGAACAGAAATATCAATTCCCGACTATTAAAAGCTTACAACCAGAAAGAGGCCACTCATTTTACAGTTTATGGTCCAATAATGAATCGGCAATCAGTAAATCTTCCATCACAAAAGAAACTGAATCATCATCTGGTAATTTGTTAAGTCAATCTCCGCAACACAGGCAGTCACCactaaatgaaatgaaattagaTGGCAAACCAGTTGAACCAGAAGAGTCAGACAGGAAGCCACAGGCTGAGCAAGGCATTATGGGTAGTGTAGTTTCATCACTACCAGCCTTGGCTATAGCCAGTGCTGCACCACTACTGATAAAAGCTGCTGAAGTTCTTTTTGAAACTTCACCAGGACAAAATAATAAGATGTCCTTGTGTGCATCAGAGTCCCAGGATATAGCAGGAAGCAATATCCTGCCAGAACAGGAAGTGGACCAGGACAGCACAGTACAGGATATATCAGCAATTGAGGAAATAGATGACAACAGCACCAAAAAACAGAGTGCACAAGATGAACAAAACAAGATAGTTTCAGATGAAAACAGAAACATGGAGGAAGAAGATGTGAAGGATAGTGAAACAGAGGGAATGGAAGAAACAGGTGAAGAAGAGAGACTCGCTGAGGAAGAAGATGCAAATGAGGAGGTAGAGCAGAAAGAAGAGAACAGTGTGGTTGAAGATGTAGAAGAATGTATTGATAATGATGAAAACAGTGACAGTGCTCAAAAAGGAGAGAAGAACAGAGAGGAAGAGGAGCGAGAAGAAGAGAAAATCAAGAGGGTTGAGCAGAAAGAAAACAGTGCTGttgaagatgaagaagaaaaagagggTGATGATGAAGACAGTGACAGTGCTCAGAAAGGAGAGGAAGACAGTGAGGAGGAGGGAGAAGAGGAAAGTGAGGGTGTTGGGCAGAAAGAAGACAACATTGCTGttgaagatgaagaagaaaaagagggTGATGATGAAGACAGTGACAGTGCTCAGAAAGGAGAGGAAGACGGTGAGGAGGAGGGAGAAGAGGAAAGTGAGGGTGTTGGGCAGAAAGAAGAGAACAGTGCTGttgaagatgaagaagaaacAGAGAACAATAATAATGAAGACAGTGGAAGTGCTCAGAAAGGAGAAGGGGatggagaggaagaggagggaGAAGAAGAGCAAAGTGAGGGGGTAGGGCAGAAAGAAGAGAACAGTGTTGttgaagatgaagaagaaagAGAGAGCGATGATGATGAAGACAGTGACAGTGCTCAAAAAGGAGAGGAGGACGGTGAGGAAGAGGAGGGAGAAGAAGAGGAAAGTGAGGTCGCaggagaggaagaggatgacAGCCATAGTGAACTGAGCAGTAAAAGTGAGGGAGAGAAGAGTGAAGAAGGAAGTGGAGATGAGACTGAAAGAGATGAAGAGAAGAGTGAGGGTGAGGATGAAGAAATGGAGGAAGAGGACAATAAAGATGAAGAGAGTGGTGGTGAAGATGAGGAAGAAGAGAAGGAGAGCTGGGGTGAAGGGAGTGAAGGAGAGGTGGAAGACGAGGAGAAAACCGACGCAGAGGAGGAGCAGGAAGGAGGGAGCAGTAATGAAGAGAAAACAGTAGTAGGTGAACAATCTGACAGTGaggatgaaaataaaaatatgagatCAGATGAAGAGGAAGGAGAGAATGAGGAAAATGATAGGAgtgaagaagaagaggaagagaaTGAAACAGAGGAAGGAGAGGAAGAACAGGGAGATGAAGAGAGTGAGGAAGAAGATGAGGTAGGAAATGAAGATGAGGAGGAAAATCAAGAAGAAGAGACTGACCGTGATGAGGAGGAAAGAAACGGAGACAGGGcaaaagaggaggaggaagaagagcatgACAAAGAGGAAGTGGGGGAAGAAGACgaggaagaggatgaagaggaaaataatgaaGAACTGAAAGACAAAAAAGATGGAGTCACAAACAGTGAAGAAAAGGAAGAGGAGAGTGTGAAAGGGAAAGAAGAACGGCAGAATGAGGTGGAAGCTGAAGACAAGGAAAACATTTTAGAGACTGGTGGAGATgaagacagagaaagagaggaagGGAGTGAACAGACTGAGGAAGgtaatgaaaaaaaagaagatggTGAGAAAGAAGGGAAAAAGGATACAAGTGATGTGAAATTTAGAAAACAGAATCTGGATATCTCAGGAGAACATGAAGTGGACAGAGGAGATGAAGATGATGAGGTAGACAAGCTGAATGAAATGATGGAAGAAAATAATGAAGAAGAAAGTGGAAgtgaggaagaagaagaagaagaagaagaagaagaagaagaagaagaagaagaagaagaagaagaagaagacacCGACAAGGAACAGATGAAAAAAACAGACCAAAGTGTGAGGAAACAGACAGAAACTAGTGAGGAAGAAGAACATGAAGAGACTGAGGAAGACGAGGAGGAGGAAGCAGAGCAGAAAGAAATGAatataaaaacagagaaaattGGGAGGAAACAGACAGAAACTAGTGAGGAAGAAGAACAGGAAGTAGAAGGTGAAGAGGAAGAAGAACAGGAAGCAGAAGGTGAGGAggaagagggagagggagaagaAGAACAGGAAGCAGAAGGTGAGGAGGAAGgtgaagaggaagaagaagaagaacaggAAGCAGAaggtgaggaggaggaggaagaagaagaagaaacagAAAGTGAGAAGGAAGGTGAAGagggagaagaagaagaagaagaagaagaagaagaagaagaagaagaagaagaaaaagaaaaagaagaagaagaagaagaagaagaagaagaagaagaacaggAAGCAGAAGATGAGGAGGAAGGTGAAGATGAAGAaggagaggaagaggatgaagaaggtgaggaagaggaagaggtaGACAAGACCAAAAAAGTACCAAAACAGAGAGCCAAGCCGAATGTGTTACCTGCACACAGACAGAAAAATGCTCAGAAGACTAGACAAAGAAATGAACAGAATGGTAAAGGGAAAAAGCAAACAGATGATGCTCAGGACCCTCAGTTCTGGAGCAGTGTCCTACCACAGTATCTAAACCTTAAATGA
- the rpgra gene encoding trichohyalin isoform X2, whose amino-acid sequence MTGETDTEIPDTGAVFTFGKSKIANNVPSRLWLKNDIPVHISCGQSHSAFVTEQGRLFVFGSNISGQLGLQTKGPVTKPTCVKVLKGERVQFVACGTDHTLVSTSQGDIFAAGGNSDGQLGLGHCNASVSFQRLRPFCDNAPIKLLSAGGHTSAALTEDGRLFLWGDNSVGQLGLGNDSHALLPKELKLGQPIQWVSCGYRHSALVTDNGDVFTFGESADGRLGLSAHQLANHSCPQRVESLHRVLQVACGGKHTLALTEDELYCFGGGEFGQLGLGTLMFVADAPVAVGHFRKGRVTHVTCGENHSALITDSGLLYTFGDGRYGKLGHGDENFTNQFSPTVCQRLFDHTVMNVACGSSHMLVFARPRQQESEEVCLEDEDVTYSYLDRCYTSMLQGQPLEHIPDPGLARVSKLTFLPSSLPTSHRWSLSTRARRRQRESSSAQFGPEFCNLPPLTTGFTALALTGNILQPRSPADTPKRFRTDAPVESSSTSITLPASTTQFTPITKSKEDCHSGTSENSMSDKTHEQHTQMARNSSIGKEVNVARQSQPTEVQAGYVSHPSMIESPTPSNIKHKKRRSENPKNPAMQDEHFNKADKYSNGQHGDLRGQEVTTLAEMEQETKPSSLKIQKCSPVQKVKQVRTMPTNVQEVKSHQIKEEDIPVRATKSVKSPIKVRNVPSGRMEVNVVESTLHTDPAQKDIKPTLGKGQDARSTLINTQEQGNPTSVKIPAKMQNTTKKGNDKNTVDTEENTGHLKAKKKKKKISDVDRAPAKETAPKTPIPLSVSIPTRMSKAKKRKPVATENSNVQLENDMQVQVKRENDSEKLQNSNISFPPIENRKLGETDEISQSASNLQSEHKNNQSLIDKVLTEQKYQFPTIKSLQPERGHSFYSLWSNNESAISKSSITKETESSSGNLLSQSPQHRQSPLNEMKLDGKPVEPEESDRKPQAEQGIMGSVVSSLPALAIASAAPLLIKAAEVLFETSPGQNNKMSLCASESQDIAGSNILPEQEVDQDSTVQDISAIEEIDDNSTKKQSAQDEQNKIVSDENRNMEEEDVKDSETEGMEETGEEERLAEEEDANEEVEQKEENSVVEDVEECIDNDENSDSAQKGEKNREEEEREEEKIKRVEQKENSAVEDEEEKEGDDEDSDSAQKGEEDSEEEGEEESEGVGQKEDNIAVEDEEEKEGDDEDSDSAQKGEEDGEEEGEEESEGVGQKEENSAVEDEEETENNNNEDSGSAQKGEGDGEEEEGEEEQSEGVGQKEENSVVEDEEERESDDDEDSDSAQKGEEDGEEEEGEEEESEVAGEEEDDSHSELSSKSEGEKSEEGSGDETERDEEKSEGEDEEMEEEDNKDEESGGEDEEEEKESWGEGSEGEVEDEEKTDAEEEQEGGSSNEEKTVVGEQSDSEDENKNMRSDEEEGENEENDRSEEEEEENETEEGEEEQGDEESEEEDEVGNEDEEENQEEETDRDEEERNGDRAKEEEEEEHDKEEVGEEDEEEDEEENNEELKDKKDGVTNSEEKEEESVKGKEERQNEVEAEDKENILETGGDEDREREEGSEQTEEGNEKKEDGEKEGKKDTSDVKFRKQNLDISGEHEVDRGDEDDEVDKLNEMMEENNEEESGSEEEEEEEEEEEEEEEEEEEEEEDTDKEQMKKTDQSVRKQTETSEEEEHEETEEDEEEEAEQKEMNIKTEKIGRKQTETSEEEEQEVEGEEEEEQEAEGEEEEGEGEEEQEAEGEEEGEEEEEEEQEAEGEEEEEEEEETESEKEGEEGEEEEEEEEEEEEEEEEKEKEEEEEEEEEEEEQEAEDEEEGEDEEGEEEDEEGEEEEEVDKTKKVPKQRAKPNVLPAHRQKNAQKTRQRNEQNGKGKKQTDDAQDPQFWSSVLPQYLNLK is encoded by the exons ATGACAGGAGAAACAGACACAGAAATACCAG ATACAGGTGCTGTGTTTACCTTTGGAAAGAGTAAAATAGCAAACAATGTACCCAGCAGGTTATGGTTAAAGAATGATATACCGGTGCACATCTCATGCGGACAGTCACACTCAGCCTTTGTAACAG AACAGGGCCGTTTGTTTGTGTTTGGAAGTAATATCAGCGGTCAGCTTGGTCTACAAACCAAAGGACCAGTTACAAAACCAACCTGTGTCAAAG TTCTTAAAGGTGAGAGAGTTCAGTTTGTTGCCTGTGGAACTGATCACACACTCGTAAGCACCT CACAAGGGGATATTTTTGCGGCTGGAGGAAACAGTGATGGCCAATTGGGACTGGGCCACTGTAATGCCAGCGTCTCTTTCCAGCGCCTCCGCCCTTTTTGTGACAATGCTCCAATCAAATTGCTCTCTGCAGGTGGCCACACCTCTGCTGCACTTACAG AGGATGGCAGGCTGTTTCTGTGGGGTGATAACTCTGTTGGTCAGCTTGGTTTGGGAAATGACAGTCATGCCTTATTGCCTAAAGAGCTGAAATTGGGACAACCCATTCAGTGGGTCTCATGTGGATACAGACACTCAGCTCTTGTCACAG ATAATGGGGATGTTTTCACTTTCGGAGAAAGTGCAGACGGACGGCTGGGTCTTTCTGCTCAtcagttggccaatcacagtTGTCCCCAGCGAGTAGAATCTCTGCATAGGGTTCTGCAGGTGGCATGTGGAGGCAAGCACACGCTCGCACTTACAG AGGATGAGTTATATTGTTTCGGCGGTGGGGAGTTTGGCCAGTTGGGGTTGGGGACGCTAATGTTTGTAGCGGACGCACCTGTTGCTGTCGGCCACTTTAGGAAAGGCAGGGTCACTCATGTCACATGTGGTGAAAACCACAGTGCACTTATAACAG ATAGCGGTCTTCTGTACACATTTGGAGATGGCCGTTATGGGAAGTTAGGCCATGGAGATGAGAACTTCACCAATCAGTTCAGTCCAACTGTGTGTCAGAGGTTGTTTGATCACACTGTCATGAAT GTGGCATGTGGTTCCAGTCACATGCTGGTGTTCGCAAGGCCACGGCAGCAGGAAAGTGAAGAAGTTTGTTTAGAGGATGAAGACGTCACCTACTCTTACCTGGACAGGTGTTATACCTCAATGTTACAGGGACAACCATTAGAACATATTCCAGACCCAGGGCTTGCTCGTGTCTCAAAGCTGACCTTTCTTCCCTCATCTCTTCCAACTTCTCACCGCTGGAGCCTATCAACACGAGCCAGACGGAGACAGAGG GAGAGCTCATCTGCACAGTTTGGTCCAGAATTTTGCAATCTTCCTCCTCTTACTACTGGCTTTACTGCATTAGCTCTGACAGGCAACATCCTACAACCCAGATCTCCAGCAGACACTCCTAAACGCTTCAGAACTGATGCCCCTGTAGAATCTTCTTCAACCTCAATCACACTACCTGCCAGCACAACTCAGT TCACACCGATCACTAAGAGCAAAGAAGACTGCCATAGTGGAACATCTGAAAACAGCATGTCAGACAAG ACACATGAACAGCATACTCAGATGGCAAGAAACTCTTCTATTGGGAAGGAAGTGAATGTTGCTCGACAGTCTCAGCCCACTGAAGTACAGGCTGGATATGTTTCTCATCCATCAATGATAGAATCTCCTACACCAAGCAACATTAAACATAAGAAGCGCAGGTCTGAAAATCCAAAAAACCCTGCTATGCAGgatgaacattttaataaagcagATAAATATAGTAATGGTCAACATGGAGATCTCAGAGGTCAGGAGGTCACTACTCTTGCTGAGATGGAACAAGAGACCAAGCCAAGTTCACTTAAAATTCAAAAATGTTCTCCAGTTCAGAAAGTCAAACAAGTTAGAACAATGCCTACAAACGTCCAAGAGGTGAAATCTCATCAAATCAAAGAGGAGGATATTCCAGTAAGAGCTACAAAAAGCGTCAAGTCTCCAATCAAGGTTCGAAATGTCCCCTCTGGCAGGATGGAAGTTAATGTAGTCGAATCAACACTTCATACAGATCCTGCTCAAAAAGACATCAAGCCAACCCTTGGAAAGGGTCAAGATGCCAGATCAACACTAATCAACACACAAGAACAGGGAAACCCAACATCAGTCAAGATTCCAGCCAAAATGCAAAACACTACAAAGAAAGGAAATGATAAGAACACAGTTGACACAGAAGAAAACACTGGTCATCttaaagcaaagaaaaaaaagaagaagatatCAGATGTGGACAGAGCTCCAGCGAAAGAAACAGCACCAAAAACACCCATCCCTCTATCAGTTTCCATTCCCACACGAATGTCTAAAGCAAAAAAGAGAAAACCTGTGGCGACTGAAAATTCAAACGTCCAGCTTGAAAATGACATGCAAGTTCAAGTCAAAAGGGAAAATGATAGTGAAAAACTTCAGAACTCTAATATATCATTTCCCCCTATAGAGAACAGAAAATTAGGAGAAACCGATGAAATAAGCCAATCCGCTTCCAACTTGCAGTCTGAGCATAAAAATAACCAGTCACTCATTGATAAAGTGCTTACTGAACAGAAATATCAATTCCCGACTATTAAAAGCTTACAACCAGAAAGAGGCCACTCATTTTACAGTTTATGGTCCAATAATGAATCGGCAATCAGTAAATCTTCCATCACAAAAGAAACTGAATCATCATCTGGTAATTTGTTAAGTCAATCTCCGCAACACAGGCAGTCACCactaaatgaaatgaaattagaTGGCAAACCAGTTGAACCAGAAGAGTCAGACAGGAAGCCACAGGCTGAGCAAGGCATTATGGGTAGTGTAGTTTCATCACTACCAGCCTTGGCTATAGCCAGTGCTGCACCACTACTGATAAAAGCTGCTGAAGTTCTTTTTGAAACTTCACCAGGACAAAATAATAAGATGTCCTTGTGTGCATCAGAGTCCCAGGATATAGCAGGAAGCAATATCCTGCCAGAACAGGAAGTGGACCAGGACAGCACAGTACAGGATATATCAGCAATTGAGGAAATAGATGACAACAGCACCAAAAAACAGAGTGCACAAGATGAACAAAACAAGATAGTTTCAGATGAAAACAGAAACATGGAGGAAGAAGATGTGAAGGATAGTGAAACAGAGGGAATGGAAGAAACAGGTGAAGAAGAGAGACTCGCTGAGGAAGAAGATGCAAATGAGGAGGTAGAGCAGAAAGAAGAGAACAGTGTGGTTGAAGATGTAGAAGAATGTATTGATAATGATGAAAACAGTGACAGTGCTCAAAAAGGAGAGAAGAACAGAGAGGAAGAGGAGCGAGAAGAAGAGAAAATCAAGAGGGTTGAGCAGAAAGAAAACAGTGCTGttgaagatgaagaagaaaaagagggTGATGATGAAGACAGTGACAGTGCTCAGAAAGGAGAGGAAGACAGTGAGGAGGAGGGAGAAGAGGAAAGTGAGGGTGTTGGGCAGAAAGAAGACAACATTGCTGttgaagatgaagaagaaaaagagggTGATGATGAAGACAGTGACAGTGCTCAGAAAGGAGAGGAAGACGGTGAGGAGGAGGGAGAAGAGGAAAGTGAGGGTGTTGGGCAGAAAGAAGAGAACAGTGCTGttgaagatgaagaagaaacAGAGAACAATAATAATGAAGACAGTGGAAGTGCTCAGAAAGGAGAAGGGGatggagaggaagaggagggaGAAGAAGAGCAAAGTGAGGGGGTAGGGCAGAAAGAAGAGAACAGTGTTGttgaagatgaagaagaaagAGAGAGCGATGATGATGAAGACAGTGACAGTGCTCAAAAAGGAGAGGAGGACGGTGAGGAAGAGGAGGGAGAAGAAGAGGAAAGTGAGGTCGCaggagaggaagaggatgacAGCCATAGTGAACTGAGCAGTAAAAGTGAGGGAGAGAAGAGTGAAGAAGGAAGTGGAGATGAGACTGAAAGAGATGAAGAGAAGAGTGAGGGTGAGGATGAAGAAATGGAGGAAGAGGACAATAAAGATGAAGAGAGTGGTGGTGAAGATGAGGAAGAAGAGAAGGAGAGCTGGGGTGAAGGGAGTGAAGGAGAGGTGGAAGACGAGGAGAAAACCGACGCAGAGGAGGAGCAGGAAGGAGGGAGCAGTAATGAAGAGAAAACAGTAGTAGGTGAACAATCTGACAGTGaggatgaaaataaaaatatgagatCAGATGAAGAGGAAGGAGAGAATGAGGAAAATGATAGGAgtgaagaagaagaggaagagaaTGAAACAGAGGAAGGAGAGGAAGAACAGGGAGATGAAGAGAGTGAGGAAGAAGATGAGGTAGGAAATGAAGATGAGGAGGAAAATCAAGAAGAAGAGACTGACCGTGATGAGGAGGAAAGAAACGGAGACAGGGcaaaagaggaggaggaagaagagcatgACAAAGAGGAAGTGGGGGAAGAAGACgaggaagaggatgaagaggaaaataatgaaGAACTGAAAGACAAAAAAGATGGAGTCACAAACAGTGAAGAAAAGGAAGAGGAGAGTGTGAAAGGGAAAGAAGAACGGCAGAATGAGGTGGAAGCTGAAGACAAGGAAAACATTTTAGAGACTGGTGGAGATgaagacagagaaagagaggaagGGAGTGAACAGACTGAGGAAGgtaatgaaaaaaaagaagatggTGAGAAAGAAGGGAAAAAGGATACAAGTGATGTGAAATTTAGAAAACAGAATCTGGATATCTCAGGAGAACATGAAGTGGACAGAGGAGATGAAGATGATGAGGTAGACAAGCTGAATGAAATGATGGAAGAAAATAATGAAGAAGAAAGTGGAAgtgaggaagaagaagaagaagaagaagaagaagaagaagaagaagaagaagaagaagaagaagaagaagacacCGACAAGGAACAGATGAAAAAAACAGACCAAAGTGTGAGGAAACAGACAGAAACTAGTGAGGAAGAAGAACATGAAGAGACTGAGGAAGACGAGGAGGAGGAAGCAGAGCAGAAAGAAATGAatataaaaacagagaaaattGGGAGGAAACAGACAGAAACTAGTGAGGAAGAAGAACAGGAAGTAGAAGGTGAAGAGGAAGAAGAACAGGAAGCAGAAGGTGAGGAggaagagggagagggagaagaAGAACAGGAAGCAGAAGGTGAGGAGGAAGgtgaagaggaagaagaagaagaacaggAAGCAGAaggtgaggaggaggaggaagaagaagaagaaacagAAAGTGAGAAGGAAGGTGAAGagggagaagaagaagaagaagaagaagaagaagaagaagaagaagaagaagaaaaagaaaaagaagaagaagaagaagaagaagaagaagaagaagaacaggAAGCAGAAGATGAGGAGGAAGGTGAAGATGAAGAaggagaggaagaggatgaagaaggtgaggaagaggaagaggtaGACAAGACCAAAAAAGTACCAAAACAGAGAGCCAAGCCGAATGTGTTACCTGCACACAGACAGAAAAATGCTCAGAAGACTAGACAAAGAAATGAACAGAATGGTAAAGGGAAAAAGCAAACAGATGATGCTCAGGACCCTCAGTTCTGGAGCAGTGTCCTACCACAGTATCTAAACCTTAAATGA